A genomic region of Cryptosporangium aurantiacum contains the following coding sequences:
- a CDS encoding SigE family RNA polymerase sigma factor, which yields MAEPDGFEQFVSERATALTRYGFVLTGNPHDAADLVQEALVRLRGAWGRVRRRDDPEAYVRTTMARLHVSWWRKRRRERLVEAVPEGWATDPGIERAEEDIGVWRALSVVPPRQRAVLVLRYYEGLGDDAIAERLRVSRATVRSQALRGLRTLREHLTPGAAPPQPEILTTERRRHV from the coding sequence GTGGCGGAGCCCGATGGCTTCGAACAGTTCGTCTCCGAGCGCGCCACCGCGCTGACCCGCTACGGCTTCGTCCTCACCGGCAACCCGCACGACGCGGCGGACCTGGTGCAGGAGGCCCTGGTCCGGTTGCGCGGTGCGTGGGGGCGAGTCCGCCGCCGGGACGATCCCGAGGCGTACGTCCGCACGACGATGGCCCGGCTACACGTCAGCTGGTGGCGCAAACGCCGGCGAGAACGGCTGGTCGAAGCGGTCCCGGAGGGCTGGGCCACCGATCCCGGCATCGAGCGGGCCGAGGAGGACATCGGGGTCTGGCGGGCACTGTCGGTCGTGCCCCCACGGCAGCGGGCGGTGCTGGTGCTGCGCTACTACGAGGGGCTCGGCGACGACGCGATCGCCGAGCGGCTGCGGGTCAGTCGCGCGACCGTCCGCAGCCAGGCGCTGCGCGGCTTACGGACGCTTCGCGAGCACCTGACGCCCGGCGCCGCACCACCGCAGCCCGAAATCCTCACCACCGAGCGGAGGCGCCATGTCTGA
- a CDS encoding S1C family serine protease, translated as MIRQRKWAVFTLVVCGAGLLAGCTESSPDTEPAAETSASVSAAPTGASIPDVVEVVEPSVVTVTAGQSQGSGVVYRKDTVVTNQHVVGTTRAVTLTLADGATVNGTVVGTDEIADLAVIRTERTNLPAVAIRSDLPRAGEVALAIGSPLGFENTVTQGIISGVGRQIPAEQTGGRPLVDLIQTDAAISPGNSGGGLFDARGRLVGINEAYIPPTSGAVSLGFAIPSATVVDVADQLLASGKATHPYLGVSLTELTDAVRNALGVDAEKGAVVVRVASGSPAAAGGIRAGDVITKLGAENVEAVEDVYVALRAVEPGDRVDVVVQRGGDATTISVTVGEITG; from the coding sequence ATGATCCGGCAGCGGAAGTGGGCGGTGTTCACGCTGGTCGTGTGCGGTGCGGGGCTCCTGGCCGGGTGCACCGAGAGCTCACCGGACACCGAACCGGCCGCGGAGACGTCCGCCAGTGTGTCGGCGGCGCCGACCGGGGCGTCGATCCCCGACGTGGTGGAGGTCGTCGAGCCGAGCGTCGTCACCGTGACCGCGGGGCAGTCGCAGGGCAGCGGCGTCGTCTACCGCAAGGACACGGTCGTCACCAACCAGCACGTGGTCGGCACCACGCGCGCCGTCACGCTGACGCTGGCCGACGGCGCGACCGTCAACGGAACCGTGGTCGGCACCGACGAGATCGCCGACCTCGCGGTGATCAGGACCGAGCGGACGAACCTTCCGGCGGTCGCGATCCGGTCGGACCTGCCGCGGGCGGGCGAGGTGGCGCTCGCGATCGGCAGCCCGCTCGGGTTCGAGAACACGGTCACCCAGGGCATCATCTCCGGGGTCGGACGCCAGATCCCGGCCGAGCAGACCGGCGGGCGGCCGCTCGTCGACCTGATCCAGACCGACGCGGCGATCTCTCCCGGCAACTCCGGCGGCGGCCTGTTCGACGCCCGCGGCCGGCTGGTCGGCATCAACGAGGCCTACATCCCGCCGACGTCCGGCGCGGTGTCGCTCGGCTTCGCGATCCCCAGCGCGACGGTCGTCGACGTCGCCGACCAGCTGCTCGCCAGCGGCAAGGCGACCCACCCGTACCTCGGCGTCTCGCTGACCGAGCTCACCGACGCGGTGCGCAACGCGCTCGGCGTGGACGCCGAGAAGGGCGCGGTCGTGGTGCGGGTAGCCTCCGGTTCTCCCGCCGCGGCGGGCGGGATCCGGGCCGGTGACGTGATCACGAAGCTGGGCGCGGAGAACGTCGAGGCGGTGGAGGACGTCTACGTGGCGTTGCGCGCGGTCGAGCCCGGCGACCGGGTGGACGTCGTCGTGCAGCGCGGCGGGGACGCCACCACGATCTCGGTCACGGTCGGAGAGATCACCGGCTGA
- a CDS encoding NUDIX domain-containing protein has product MTSTPPDTAGTPGVDAPDGRGRTGLHLTGRDLRGNPRVEILDVELLSSSWYVLRRNTFTYRHSDGRVTTESRETYDRGNGATILLYDPGRRTVLLTRQFRFPAYVNGHPDGMLLETAAGLLDGDDPETAIRREAAEETGHTVGDVEHVFDAYMSPGSVTERLSFYAAPYSAESRTSEGGGVAHEGEDIEVVELPFEDALAAIESGEIDDAKTIMLLQWAALRGPFRPA; this is encoded by the coding sequence ATGACGTCGACACCACCCGACACCGCAGGCACACCGGGGGTGGACGCCCCCGACGGCCGCGGCCGCACCGGGCTCCACCTGACCGGCCGTGACCTGCGGGGCAACCCCCGGGTCGAGATCCTCGACGTCGAGCTGCTCTCGTCGAGCTGGTACGTGCTGCGCCGGAACACGTTCACGTACCGGCACAGCGACGGACGGGTGACCACCGAATCCCGGGAGACCTACGACCGCGGCAACGGCGCGACGATTTTGCTTTACGATCCCGGGCGCCGCACGGTGCTGCTGACCAGGCAGTTCCGCTTCCCCGCGTACGTCAACGGCCACCCGGACGGGATGCTGCTGGAGACCGCGGCCGGGCTGCTGGACGGCGACGACCCGGAGACCGCGATCCGGCGCGAGGCCGCCGAGGAGACCGGGCACACGGTCGGCGACGTCGAGCACGTCTTCGACGCGTACATGAGCCCGGGATCGGTGACCGAACGGTTGAGCTTCTACGCGGCGCCGTACAGCGCGGAGAGCCGGACGTCGGAGGGCGGCGGCGTTGCCCACGAGGGCGAGGACATCGAGGTCGTCGAGTTGCCGTTCGAGGACGCGCTGGCCGCGATCGAATCCGGCGAGATCGACGACGCGAAGACGATCATGCTGCTCCAGTGGGCGGCCCTGCGCGGCCCGTTCCGCCCGGCCTGA
- a CDS encoding HNH endonuclease — protein MDAGREVMPVVTDGVGRADRLAARIARDGASCVWCGREFGRLVRATTDHLVPRVKGGPSWLENELAACGRCNRARGHRGAAEWADECERLGWPVDRTLLARTLRELEGAIERRGGQRRARAQIVTQLRRLEI, from the coding sequence ATGGACGCTGGACGAGAAGTGATGCCGGTGGTGACCGACGGTGTCGGCCGTGCCGATCGGCTGGCGGCCCGGATAGCGCGGGACGGTGCCTCCTGCGTGTGGTGCGGCCGGGAATTCGGGCGCTTGGTGCGCGCGACGACCGACCACCTGGTGCCGCGGGTGAAGGGCGGCCCGTCCTGGCTGGAGAACGAACTGGCGGCCTGCGGGCGGTGCAACCGGGCGCGCGGGCACCGCGGCGCCGCCGAATGGGCCGACGAGTGCGAGCGCCTCGGCTGGCCGGTCGACCGGACGCTGCTCGCGCGGACGCTCCGTGAGCTGGAGGGCGCGATCGAACGCCGTGGCGGTCAGCGCCGGGCCCGCGCCCAGATCGTCACCCAGCTCCGCCGCCTCGAGATCTGA
- a CDS encoding bifunctional 3-phenylpropionate/cinnamic acid dioxygenase ferredoxin subunit: MIPVCRLADLPRGESHRLDDLTPPISVFHTEDGELYALDDTCTHQDASLADGWVEGCAVECPLHASRFDLRTGVPEGLPAKAPVRTHEVRVVDGTIHVVPSTAAPHLPPGTRLPGVHQ, from the coding sequence ATGATCCCGGTCTGCCGACTCGCCGATCTGCCCCGTGGGGAGAGCCACCGCCTGGACGACCTGACGCCGCCGATCAGCGTCTTCCACACCGAGGACGGCGAGCTCTACGCGCTCGACGACACCTGCACCCACCAGGACGCCTCGCTCGCCGACGGCTGGGTGGAGGGCTGCGCGGTGGAGTGTCCGCTCCACGCGTCCCGCTTCGACCTGCGGACCGGCGTTCCGGAGGGCCTGCCCGCGAAGGCCCCGGTGCGCACCCACGAGGTGCGGGTCGTCGACGGAACGATCCACGTCGTCCCGTCGACGGCCGCCCCGCACCTGCCCCCGGGCACCCGGCTGCCCGGCGTCCACCAGTAG